In the Arachis ipaensis cultivar K30076 chromosome B10, Araip1.1, whole genome shotgun sequence genome, one interval contains:
- the LOC107622005 gene encoding uncharacterized protein LOC107622005 isoform X2: MILRVMGVSNTNYNSKLFINVEFPAARDFFARVNKLDPVDGQGIMPLVCGQPVSDEEDFLRLSVYKTIAEIKEHNQDAVFVTVGTIKEVETEFGWGYKGCKKCRRGLKELDKKYFCPNCIRDYGFYEPRYIIHIRVIDHTDAASFVLFDGEAAKFLGVSTKDLRQSCVTKGVEKNSCPEEINKLRDIKFIFKVQLKMRNLNSYEPYVIHVLRMTNENSLVSAFLDKYNPDTGLLSHENSELLSLSTGPYNTSKACESEPTPSPAVDEKHNSKILRAKKHIEEIGDESVSSKSKKGKWVVVED; encoded by the exons GGGTCATGGGTGTATCTAACACAAACTACAATTCGAAACTGTTTATCAATGTTGAGTTTCCAGCTGCCAGGGATTTCTTTGCGAG GGTGAACAAATTGGATCCTGTTGACGGACAAGGCATAATGCCGCTGGTCTGTGGTCAACCTGTTTCAGATGAGGAGGATTTTTTGCGTCTGTCAGTCTACAAAACAATTGCAGAGATAAAGGAGCATAATCAG GATGCTGTATTTGTTACAGTCGGGACGATTAAAGAAGTTGAGACTGAATTTGGTTGGGGGTACAAAGGATGTAAGAAGTGTCGTCGTGGCTTGAAGGAACTTGATAAAAAATATTTCTGTCCCAATTGCATTAGAGACTACGGGTTTTATGAGCCAAG GTACATCATCCACATAAGGGTGATAGACCACACCGATGCTGCCTCTTTTGTTTTGTTCGATGGAGAAGCTGCAAAGTTTCTTGGAGTTTCTACTAAGGACCTTAGGCAGTCTTGTGTGACTAAG GGTGTTGAGAAAAATTCCTGTCCCGAAGAGATTAATAAGCTTAGGGATATTAAGTTCATCTTCAAAGTGCAACTCAAGATGAGGAATCTGAACTCTTATGAACCATATGTGATTCATGTGCTGAGAATGACAAATGAGAATTCTCTGGTCTCTGCCTTCCTGGATAAATACAATCCTGACACT GGCCTTTTGTCCCATGAAAATTCTGAACTATTGAGTTTGTCTACTGGTCCATACAACACTTCTAAG GCTTGTGAGAGTGAGCCAACTCCATCACCTGCAGTTGATGAGAAACATAATTCTAAGATTCTCAGAGCTAAGAAACATATTGAAGAGATTGGAGATGAGTCAGTTTCATCCAAATCTAAGAAAGGGAAGTGGGTTGTGGTGGAGGACTAA
- the LOC107622005 gene encoding uncharacterized protein LOC107622005 isoform X1: MVILQMGKMKFYSGVMGVSNTNYNSKLFINVEFPAARDFFARVNKLDPVDGQGIMPLVCGQPVSDEEDFLRLSVYKTIAEIKEHNQDAVFVTVGTIKEVETEFGWGYKGCKKCRRGLKELDKKYFCPNCIRDYGFYEPRYIIHIRVIDHTDAASFVLFDGEAAKFLGVSTKDLRQSCVTKGVEKNSCPEEINKLRDIKFIFKVQLKMRNLNSYEPYVIHVLRMTNENSLVSAFLDKYNPDTGLLSHENSELLSLSTGPYNTSKACESEPTPSPAVDEKHNSKILRAKKHIEEIGDESVSSKSKKGKWVVVED, from the exons GGGTCATGGGTGTATCTAACACAAACTACAATTCGAAACTGTTTATCAATGTTGAGTTTCCAGCTGCCAGGGATTTCTTTGCGAG GGTGAACAAATTGGATCCTGTTGACGGACAAGGCATAATGCCGCTGGTCTGTGGTCAACCTGTTTCAGATGAGGAGGATTTTTTGCGTCTGTCAGTCTACAAAACAATTGCAGAGATAAAGGAGCATAATCAG GATGCTGTATTTGTTACAGTCGGGACGATTAAAGAAGTTGAGACTGAATTTGGTTGGGGGTACAAAGGATGTAAGAAGTGTCGTCGTGGCTTGAAGGAACTTGATAAAAAATATTTCTGTCCCAATTGCATTAGAGACTACGGGTTTTATGAGCCAAG GTACATCATCCACATAAGGGTGATAGACCACACCGATGCTGCCTCTTTTGTTTTGTTCGATGGAGAAGCTGCAAAGTTTCTTGGAGTTTCTACTAAGGACCTTAGGCAGTCTTGTGTGACTAAG GGTGTTGAGAAAAATTCCTGTCCCGAAGAGATTAATAAGCTTAGGGATATTAAGTTCATCTTCAAAGTGCAACTCAAGATGAGGAATCTGAACTCTTATGAACCATATGTGATTCATGTGCTGAGAATGACAAATGAGAATTCTCTGGTCTCTGCCTTCCTGGATAAATACAATCCTGACACT GGCCTTTTGTCCCATGAAAATTCTGAACTATTGAGTTTGTCTACTGGTCCATACAACACTTCTAAG GCTTGTGAGAGTGAGCCAACTCCATCACCTGCAGTTGATGAGAAACATAATTCTAAGATTCTCAGAGCTAAGAAACATATTGAAGAGATTGGAGATGAGTCAGTTTCATCCAAATCTAAGAAAGGGAAGTGGGTTGTGGTGGAGGACTAA